A genomic region of Anopheles coustani chromosome 3, idAnoCousDA_361_x.2, whole genome shotgun sequence contains the following coding sequences:
- the LOC131270702 gene encoding mRNA export factor Gle1, producing the protein MDSKKEFNIEDLLTGFETMKISALRNAAKLSPLIKECTLGPSCVDLSQKRPAQVADAEATKENDVNGSNESTPPRNGRSVKEVEKKSPTSSPFAGCIQSESTSCAAVTTKLHQEDLERQRQACVQKVLAERQSKIQLADKQREAQLRQSLQEAKLAVARRMQESEQRILNAVREQEQIAQEAGTRRLAEIEQENRRQSDIQAQLKRRQEDLKRKAQLIDAIRQHNAQFRSGTETFTKALTAIGVQHASKFNNQKKSIRSLQKDFEQLLQTINANHEVTQAEIDQAGEYCKQLDQVNVEVSEIILQIEASQKQQQEQLQQQQLEQQQEQQQKQEQAAQEAATQRDAASKVPDSTDGVVSAPVSLPSTLPAADDSEPIFWPVSPECLQFYNEIKSFYEQHQAAVKQLMDDPSMKTYRFNCQKAINVPVNAISAVSREHLIDKYERLAALLSGQNVKVGDATVSINGHPLGRTYCTMLMAKKFVGQGDQSISSNAAAAFPIATVIVGLWQQFPDFGRFFLAYLHRECPYLVPYYLPQHEGQSQEDYLKSLGYRFAEGGQLEKQDQYLKRMAGLARLYAAVIVTIPRIDPSKPHPHGLENGWRWLTNMLNRYPKADICATLIVEFLQTTGAFLSMTYRSQFTKLIQLLQGDYLSALSRIDQGGPKARLEGLIAQVVRDGKFDTPEGMSSLQFM; encoded by the exons ATGGATTCCAAAAAGGAA TTCAACATCGAGGATTTGCTGACGGGTTTCGAGACGATGAAAATATCTGCTTTACGAAATGCTGCCAAACTTTCTCCTCTCATCAAAGAATGTACCTTGGGACCGAGTTGTGTAGATTTGTCTCAGAAAAGACCCGCCCAAGTGGCAGACGCCGAGGCGACTAAAGAAAATGATGTGAATGGTTCCAACGAAAGCACGCCACCACGCAACGGTAGGTCGGTCAAGGAGGTGGAGAAGAAAAGTCCCACCAGTTCACCCTTCGCCGGGTGCATACAATCCGAATCGACTAGTTGTGCCGCTGTTACGACCAAACTGCACCAGGAAGATCTCGAACGGCAACGCCAGGCCTGCGTGCAGAAAGTGCTCGCTGAAcgtcaaagcaaaattcagcTCGCCGATAAGCAACGCGAGGCACAGCTCCGTCAAAGTCTCCAGGAGGCTAAACTTGCCGTCGCACGACGGATGCAAGAGTCCGAACAGCGGATACTCAATGCCGTCCGGGAGCAGGAGCAAATAGCGCAGGAAGCGGGCACACGACGGCTAGCGGAAATAGAACAGGAAAACCGACGCCAGAGTGACATTCAAGCGCAGCTGAAGCGACGCCAAGAAGATTTGAAGCGTAAGGCCCAGTTAATCGATGCAATACGCCAACACAATGCACAGTTCCGGTCCGGGACGGAAACGTTCACCAAAGCGCTCACCGCCATCGGGGTACAGCATGCGTCAAAGTTTAATAACCAGAAGAAATCCATACGCTCTCTGCAGAAAGACTTCGAACAATTGTTGCAGACGATTAACGCCAATCATGAGGTGACGCAAGCGGAAATCGATCAGGCCGGAGAATACTGCAAGCAGCTCGATCAGGTGAACGTGGAAGTATCTGAAATAATTCTCCAAATTGAAGCCAGTCAAAAGCAGCAGCAAGAAcagctgcagcaacagcagctcgAGCAACAGCAAGAGCAACAGCAAAAGCAGGAACAAGCAGCACAAGAAGCCGCCACGCAACGTGATGCGGCCTCCAAAGTACCCGATAGTACCGATGGTGTCGTGTCTGCACCGGTCTCGCTACCTTCAACGTTACCGGCAGCGGACGATAGTGAACCGATCTTTTGGCCGGTCTCTCCGGAGTGCCTTCAGTTCtacaacgaaataaaaagtttcTACGAACAGCACCAGGCGGCCGTGAAGCAGCTGATGGACGATCCGTCCATGAAAACCTACCGTTTCAACTGCCAGAAAGCGATCAACGTGCCGGTGAACGCCATATCGGCCGTCAGTCGCGAGCACCTGATCGATAAGTATGAGCGGCTGGCGGCACTGCTTAGCGGTCAGAACGTGAAGGTTGGTGATGCAACGGTTTCGATCAACGGGCATCCACTCGGTCGAACGTACTGCACGATGCTGATGGCGAAAAAGTTTGTG GGTCAAGGAGATCAGAGTATTTCCAGTAATGCAGCCGCAGCATTCCCGATCGCCACCGTTATCGTCGGCCTGTGGCAACAATTTCCGGACTTTGGGCGTTTCTTCCTCGCCTACCTGCACCGCGAGTGCCCGTACCTCGTCCCGTACTATCTTCCCCAGCATGAGGGCCAAAGTCAGGAGGATTATTTAAAATCACTCGGCTATCGGTTTGCGGAAGGGGGCCAACTAGAAAAACAGGACCAATACCTTAAGCGGATGGCTGGATTAGCTCGGTTGTACGCGGCCGTAATCGTCACCATACCACGCATAGACCCAAGCAAGCCGCATCCACATGGTCTTGAGAACGGCTGGCGGTGGCTGACGAACATGCTTAACCGATATCCCAAGGCGGACATCTGTGCTACGCTGATCGTGGAGTTTTTGCAGACGACCGGAGCCTTCCTGAGCATGACCTATCGCTCACAGTTTACGAAGCTGATCCAACTGCTGCAAGGCGACTACCTTAGCGCATTGAGCCGCATCGATCAGGGCGGACCGAAGGCACGGCTGGAGGGACTGATTGCGCAAGTGGTACGCGATGGTAAATTCGACACACCGGAAGGAATGTCGAGCTTGCAATTTATGTGA
- the LOC131272393 gene encoding putative tRNA pseudouridine synthase Pus10 — MGQNKQVYEYLRSTGCCRVCCLRFYKGAKEEFIDPNSALVKRGFETVQDTDETDDQPKLKKVKENVCIACLGLFDESQLDALVSDVKQSATFQQYKCEAGFLTSISLPIVLHLRQLALWFDLIDRFPETFRPETPPDFPVKDAVKIIIIHRLEQALGQSFSVDGVMINIPFSYVNEQTELLKLEDVSPGVFVERVEHKHTRKDFITRNAFEKHFTPSAINGEKFRKHYSFPPADGDDKCLVREEITFTGPTLFVAGRYNKLSRKLSQTPWIIDGKRLMEESVQETIVAAIAPHFGVPDDRMIFSSSGREDVDVRCLGRGRPFVLEIPGAMCDRLPEQVAIEMEQSVNSSKTVVIRDLQLVKREELVHIRGGEADKRKFYRALCVTEEPVTPDTISQLCIDEPLVVQQVTPLRVLHRRPLLARPRTVYKVRAQPCRDNPHAMIVDIESQAGTYIKELVHGDFGRTTPSFRSIIGSAIDIQALDVMAIDLDWPKSLNRDKN; from the exons ATGGGGCAAAATAAGCAAGTTTACGAATATCTTCGATCGACCGGCTGCTGtcgggtttgttgtttgcggTTTTACAAAGGCGCCAAGGAGGAATTTATAGACCCCAATTCGGCCCTCGTGAAG CGTGGGTTTGAAACGGTCCAGGACACGGATGAAACGGACGACCAACCAAAGTTGAAAAAGGTGAAAGAGAACGTGTGTATTGCATGCTTGGGGCTTTTCGATGAGTCCCAGCTCGACGCGCTAGTCAGCGATGTAAAGCAAAGTGCAACTTTCCAGCAGTACAAGTGTGAGGCAGGATTTCTCACATCCATCTCTTTGCCGATCGTGCTACACCTACGGCAACTGGCACTGTGGTTTGATCTGATTGACCGCTTCCCCGAAACATTTCGTCCCGAAACCCCACCGGACTTTCCCGTGAAGGATGCGGTGAAGATAATCATCATTCACCGGCTCGAGCAGGCCCTGGGGCAATCGTTTTCCGTCGATGGTGTTATGATCAACATACCCTTTAGCTACGTTAACGAACAAACGGAACTTCTCAAGCTCGAAGATGTCAGTCCGGGTGTGTTTGTAGAGCGTGTAGAACACAAGCACACTCGGAAGGATTTTATCACCAGAAATGCATTTGAAAAACACTTTACACCGAGCGCGATCAATGGAGAAAAGTTTCGCAAACATTACTCCTTTCCACCTGCAGACGGCGACGATAAATGTTTGGTGCGTGAAGAGATCACATTCACCGGGCCGACACTTTTCGTCGCTGGGCGTTACAACAAGCTGTCTCGCAAACTCAGCCAAACGCCGTGGATCATCGACGGGAAACGGTTGATGGAAGAAAGCGTACAGGAGACTATTGTGGCGGCCATAGCACCACACTTTGGAGTGCCCGACGACCGAATGATTTTTTCCTCCAGCGGACGAGAGGATGTAGACGTACGGTGCCTAGGAAGAGGGCGTCCCTTTGTGCTGGAAATCCCCGGTGCCATGTGTGACCGGTTGCCGGAGCAGGTTGCAATCGAGATGGAGCAGAGCGTAAACAGCTCAAAAACCGTCGTCATTAGAGATCTTCAGCTGGTAAAGCGGGAAGAGCTAGTGCACATCCGGGGCGGAGAAGCGGACAAACGCAAGTTCTATCGCGCCCTGTGCGTTACGGAGGAACCCGTAACGCCGGACACCATTAGCCAACTGTGTATCGACGAACCGCTGGTGGTGCAACAAGTGACACCATTGCGGGTACTGCATCGGCGTCCATTGCTGGCCCGACCGCGCACGGTGTACAAAGTGCGAGCTCAACCATGCCGTGACAATCCTCATGCAATGATTGTCGATATAGAGTCTCAGGCCGGTACGTACATCAAGGAATTGGTGCACGGCGACTTTGGGAGGACGACACCGAGCTTTCGTAGCATCATTGGCTCTGCGATCGATATCCAAGCGCTCGATGTGATGGCTATTGACCTCGATTGGCCAAAGTCGCTCAATAGAGACAAGAATTGA
- the LOC131266459 gene encoding uncharacterized protein LOC131266459 — MNITTKTGLIASPRKRIVRPRKEFDPAILAPCAITRQVPLALRPFGGLYNPYSKGCSVLCNHPAAQEVKNVVRLAKDAWITEAKVANLHGHAAGGLTTTAAMATAGAGAERKGAAMAVDADGKVLLAGDGELPDHVPEEFFRRYTDTDSRPLTPTPTVASGRTRASVGGSHLTRRCVTPEPQTANGQERKQLILDLRRSHSQETLYWNASSELSPSQLQDGGGWGGLGHRAGAGGGGGGGGGAGGGGVSGAGDTGGSGAGGAGPAAQSAVADDTGRAAAAAGGAGGDEMKLRGESDTEYGGRPPGQPMTCINAMDDGEEDPPRRRGKRRKKSKQLTQTISFVPNQDPETQIAKIDPDSPNYSARPSLVPTGKSLLSHAQDLTPPAGFGVLPGDQGAGDGQPAEEDCFLDEESLGLLRRGLNIDIVEVIFERYKGRAIREAFRTATMDKLNFQTEAVRTLQRSMKEMSDVDYEKWIDLPRKYSRSSARFELPIDTRKLTRMTPIEYLHDYVVLSGDRKQLYHRIFVRNLPREEPKSSGGTLESIDSDSLPETETGPIEVDSMRNLLADVTRYIPMEYFDRALHEALGFHGTPERIAAIRELLELNYDPFHELQIDFRTWCGIVAFAERYINTLDREQDPCDELEMVDFESLERRVRWAHPSESLCQVLHIIKYQ, encoded by the exons ATGAACATCACCACTAAGACGGGCCTGATCGCGTCCCCGCGGAAGCGCATTGTGCGCCCGCGGAAGGAGTTCGATCCGGCCATCCTGGCACCGTGCGCCATCACGCGCCAGGTGCCGCTAGCGCTGCGCCCCTTCGGCGGGCTGTACAATCCCTACTCGAAGGGCTGCTCGGTGCTGTGCAACCATCCGGCGGCGCAGGAGGTGAAGAACGTCGTCCGGCTGGCAAAGGACGCGTGGATCACGGAGGCGAAGGTGGCCAATCTGCACGGGCACGCGGCCGGTGGgctgacgacgacggcggcgaTGGCGACGGCGGGGGCCGGTGCGGAGCGCAAGGGCGCGGCGATGGCGGTCGACGCGGACGGGAAGGTGCTGCTGGCCGGCGACGGCGAACTGCCGGATCACGTCCCGGAGGAGTTCTTTCGGCGCTACACGGACACGGATTCGCGACCGCTGACGCCGACGCCGACGGTGGCCAGCGGGCGAACGCGTGCCAGTGTCGGCGGGTCGCATCTGACGCGCCGGTGCGTCACGCCCGAGCCGCAGACGGCCAACGGCCAGGAGCGCAAGCAGCTGATACTGGACCTGCGCCGCAGCCACAGCCAGGAGACGCTCTACTGGAACGCGTCTTCCGAGCTGAGCCCGAGCCAGCTGCAGGACGGTGGCGGCTGGGGTGGTCTCGGGCATCGCGCTGGTGctggcggtggaggtggaggtggaggtggagctggtggtggtggtgttagcGGTGCTGGTGACACTGGTGGCAGTGGTGCTGGTGGCGCTGGTCCCGCTGCCCAGTCGGCCGTCGCGGACGATACCGGAAGAGCCGCGGCCGCTGCTGGAGGCGCAGGCGGAGACGAGATGAAGCTGCGAGGCGAGTCCGATACCGAGTACGGTGGCCGCCCGCCCGGGCAACCGATGACGTGTATCAACGCGATGGACGATGGGGAAGAGGACCCACCGAGGCGGCGCGGCAAGCGGCGCAAGAAGTCCAAGCAGCTCACGCAAACGATCAGCTTCGTGCCGAACCAGGACCCGGAAACGCAGATCGCCAAGATCGACCCGGACTCGCCGAACTACTCCGCCCGGCCGTCGCTCGTGCCGACCGGGAAAAGCTTGCTCAGCCACGCGCAGGACCTTACGCCCCCGGCCGGCTTCGGTGTGCTGCCGGGGGACCAGGGAGCTGGGGATGGACAGCCGGCGGAAGAGGACTGCTTTTTGGACGAAGAGTCCCTTGGGTTGCTTCGCCGCGGGCTCAACATAGACATCGTGGAAGTGATTTTCGAGCGCTAC AAAGGACGTGCCATACGGGAAGCCTTCCGGACGGCGACGATGGATAAGCTCAACTTCCAAACCGAAGCCGTGCGGACTCTGCAACGATCGATGAAGGAGATGAGCGACGTCGACTACGAGAAGTGGATCGACCTGCCGCGGAAGTACTCGCGCTCGTCGGCCCGATTCGAGCTGCCTATCGATACCCGCAAACTAACTC GTATGACGCCTATCGAGTACTTGCACGATTACGTCGTGTTGAGCGGTGATCGGAAACAGCTTTATCATCGAATCTTTGTGCGCAACCTGCCCCGGGAAGAACCGAAATCGTCCGGCGGTACGCTGGAGAGCATCGACAGTGACTCGCTGCCAGAGACGGAAACGGGCCCCATCGAAGTGGACAGCATGCGGAACCTGCTCGCAGATGTAACCCGGTACATCCCGATGGAGTACTTCGATCGGGCGCTGCACGAGGCTCTCGGGTTCCACGGCACGCCTGAGCGAATCGCCGCCATCCGGGAACTGCTCGAGCTGAACTACGACCCATTCCACGAGCTGCAGATTGACTTCAGGACGTGGTGCGGCATAGTGGCGTTTGCGGAGCGGTACATCAACACACTCGACCGGGAACAGGATCCGTGTGATGAG CTGGAAATGGTTGACTTCGAGTCGCTGGAGCGGCGTGTCCGCTGGGCGCACCCTAGCGAGAGCCTCTGCCAAGTGTTACACATTATCAAATACCAATAA
- the LOC131270690 gene encoding ATP-binding cassette sub-family F member 3, whose protein sequence is MSAAACTAVLKREFPSIDGELLSYVETVLQSSADEFENGEEVYEAVGAILHEVSQDKSEDDVREICNKFLRLLKPTNGSAGEDGDGDGGGGQKKILAAPINLGQMAATQETADDDIQSIWVIQRDDSLKVDSRKLEKAEAKRAQKLEKRQEVKAAAAATAATAPVLQSATASQVISKKDNKMESKGTNRSMDVRIENFDVSFGDKTLLQNADLLLATGRRYGFVGRNGLGKTTLLKMISGKQLQIPSHISILHVEQEVVGDDTLAIDSVLEVDTVRTGLLERERELNQLIAAGSTDPNLSNELSEVYNHLQVIEADKAPARASIILNGLGFTKEMQARATRTFSGGWRMRLALARALFSKPDLLLLDEPTNMLDIKAIIWLENYLQNWPTTLLVVSHDRNFLDTVPTDILYLHSLRIETFKGNYEQFDKTRTERHKAQRREYEAQLAHRNHVQEFIDRFRYNANRAASVQSKIKMLEKLPELKPVEKEIEVTLKFPEVEPLNPPVLTLNEVQFKYGPDKVIFTSVNLSANLDSRICIVGENGAGKTTLLKIVVNLLEPTGGLVQLHRGLRLGYFSQHHVDQLDMSVNCVELLQNAYPGKPIEEYRRVLGSFGVSGDLALQVVASLSGGQKSRVALAKMCMGRPNFLVLDEPTNHLDIETIEALGKAINKYSGGVILVSHDERLIRMICKELWVCGGGTVKSIEGGFDEYRKIVERELEAIAG, encoded by the exons ATGTCTGCTGCTGCGTGTACCGCCGTGCTGAAACGCGAGTTCCCCTCCATCGATGGCGAGTTGCTGTCGTACGTGGAGACCGTTTTGCAGAGCAGTGCAGACGAGTTCGAGAATGGCGAAGAGGTTTACGAAGCCGTCGGAGCCATTCTGCACGAGGTTTCCCAAGACAAATCGGAGGACGACGTACGGGAGATCTGCAACAAGTTTCTACGCCTGCTCAAGCCCACCAACGGATCCGCCGGTGAGGAtggcgatggtgatggtgggggAGGCCAAAAGAAGATCCTTGCCGCGCCGATCAATCTTGGCCAGATGGCAGCGACGCAGGAAACGGCCGATGACGACATACAGAGCATCTGGGTGATCCAACGCGACGACAGTCTGAAGGTGGACAGCAGAAAGTTGGAGAAAGCGGAAGCAAAACGGGCGCAAAAGCTGGAAAAGCGACAGGAGGTAAAAGCAGCCGCAGCCGCCACAGCAGCCACCGCTCCAGTGCTGCAGTCCGCCACGGCCTCGCAGGTCATCAGCAAAAAGGACAACAAGATGGAATCGAAAGGCACGAACCGGTCGATGGATGTGCGAATCGAGAATTTCGACGTGTCTTTCGGTGACAAAACGCTTCTACAGAATGCCGATCTACTGCTGGCGACCGGTCGGAGGTACGGGTTCGTCGGACGCAATGGGCTGGGCAAGACAACGTTGCTGAAAATGATTTCCGGCAAGCAGTTGCAAATTCCGAGCCACATTTCGATTCTGCACGTCGAGCAGGAGGTGGTCGGCGATGATACGCTCGCGATCGATAGTGTGCTCGAGGTCGACACGGTTCGGACGGGACTGCTCGAGCGCGAGCGTGAGCTGAATCAACTGATTGCGGCCGGCTCGACCGATCCAAATCTCAGCAACGAGCTGTCCGAAGTGTACAATCATCTGCAGGTGATCGAGGCAGACAAAGCACCGGCCCGTGCATCGATCATTCTGAACGGTCTCGGGTTTACCAAGGAGATGCAGGCACGCGCCACCCGAACCTTCTCCGGTGGCTGGAGGATGCGTCTCGCACTGGCCCGCGCCCTATTCTCCAAACCCGACCTACTGCTGCTCGACGAACCGACGAACATGTTGGACATCAAGGCCATCATCTGGCTGGAAAACTACCTGCAGAACTGGCCCACGACGCTACTGGTCGTATCGCACGACCGTAACTTCCTCGACACGGTCCCGACGGACATTCTGTACCTGCACTCGCTGCGCATCGAAACGTTCAAGGGCAACTACGAGCAGTTCGATAAGACGCGCACCGAGCGGCACAAGGCGCAGCGTCGTGAATACGAGGCACAACTGGCGCACCGGAACCACGTGCAGGAGTTCATCGACCGATTCCGGTACAACGCAAACCGTGCCGCGAGCGTACAGTCGAAGATTAAAATGCTGGAAAAACT ACCGGAACTGAAACCAGTCGAAAAGGAAATCGAAGTGACGCTCAAATTCCCCGAGGTGGAACCACTCAATCCTCCGGTGCTGACGTTGAACGAAGTGCAATTCAAATACGGCCCAGACAAGGTGATATTCACGAGTGTCAATCTTAGCGCCAACCTGGACTCGAGGATATGTATT GTTGGTGAAAACGGTGCCGGTAAGACGACACTGTTAAAGATCGTTGTCAATCTGCTGGAGCCGACCGGTGGGCTGGTGCAGCTACACCGTGGCCTTCGACTCGGTTACTTCTCGCAGCACCACGTCGACCAGCTGGACATGAGCGTGAACTGCGTGGAGCTGCTGCAGAACGCGTACCCGGGCAAACCGATCGAGGAGTACCGGCGGGTGCTCGGTAGCTTCGGGGTGTCGGGTGATCTGGCGCTCCAGGTCGTTGCCAGCCTTTCCGGTGGGCAGAAATCGCGTGTCGCTCTAGCGAAGATGTGCATGGGCCGACCGAATTTCCTCGTGCTCGACGAACCGACGAACCATCTCGACATCGAAACAATCGAAGCCCTCGGCAAGGCAATCAACAAATACAGC GGTGGTGTTATTCTTGTTTCCCACGACGAGCGACTTATACGTATGATCTGCAAGGAACTGTGGGTTTGCGGTGGTGGCACCGTAAAGAGCATCGAGGGTGGCTTCGACGAGTACAGGAAGATTGTCGAGCGTGAACTGGAAGCCATTGCCGGCTAG